The nucleotide sequence AGCTGCCCTCCAGGAGCGTGGTGAGGGGGATCAAATGGGTGGTCTCGGCGTCGCGCAGCAGCATGCCGAACCGCTCGTCCACGCCAAGATATGTGCCGGTGAGGCCATTGATGGTTATCTCTTCGCCGATGCCATGGGCCAGGCCGCGCCAGTCTTTGTGAAGCGGGGCCGCGCCGGCCTCCTGCCAGGTGTTGATGCCTACAAGGGTGTGTTTCACCCAAGATTCCAGCAGCGCGTCCGCCTGCACGTCGGCGCATCCCTCCGCATAGAGCGTTGTCTGGTCCGGCATGGTGCCCGGATCGTCGCTATCCGGCCACAGCGGCAGGGACAGGCCGATGACCAGCCAGTCAGGTTCTGCGCCTGGGTTGGTTTCCGAGGTTGCGACCCGCATCGCAGCGCAAGACGCGCCGTTGATGCGAATACCGCCCGCCCAGTCCAGATGCACCGCGACCTCTGGCGGGGCCAAAGCCCCGAGCGCATGTTGAAACCCGACCCCGCAAAGGGGCACCATCGCCATGGCATCTTCGAGCGTCACATCCGGCGCAAAGACAATGGCCGCACGCAGCGCATTTGCGCCGAGGTTATAGACCACCAGCCCGCCGTCACATCCTCGCGCGGCCTCCACGCAAGCCTTGTCGAACGGGTCTACCTGACCCTCGACTGCCAACCCGCTAAAGAGCGGAGGGAAGGTGGGGGTGCTCATGCCTTGCCGGCCTCTATCAGCGCTTTGGCCACTGCTCTGAACCCCTGCGCCTGCGCCGAGTCGGGCTTGGAGACGACAATCGGCGCGCCGCCATCCGCGGCCATGCGAATGTCGAGATGCAGCGGGATTTCGGCAAGCAAAGGCACGCCCAGCTTTTCCGCCTCTATTTTGACGCCGCCATGGCCGAACATATGCTCCTCATGCCCGCATTGGGAGCAGATATGGGTGCTCATGTTTTCGATCATGCCAAGGATAGGCGTGCCCATCTGGTTGAACATGTCGATGCCTTTGCGCGCGTCCAGCAACGCCACGTCTTGCGGGGTGGATACGATCACCGCGCCATCGAGATGCGCCTTCTGCGCAAGCGTCATCTGCACATCACCAGTGCCGGGCGGCAGGTCGACGATCAACACATCCAGCGCCCCCCATTGCACCTGCGTCAGCATCTGCTGCAACGCGCCCATCAGCATCGGGCCGCGCCAGACAACGGCCTGATCTTCATTGGTCATCAACCCGATGGACATCATGGTGACGCCGTAGTTGCGTAGCGGCAAAATCAGCTTGCCATCAGGGCTTTGCGGTCTACCGGAGACGCCGAGCATGCGCGGCTGCGACGGGCCGTACACATCGGCGTCCAACATGCCGACGCGGCGGCCCTCGGCGGCGAGGGCACAGGCGAGATTGGCCGCGACCGTGGATTTGCCGACGCCGCCTTTGCCGGAGGCGACAGCAATGATCCGATCAACCCCCGGTATCTTCGCGGGTCCGGCCGGTTCGGCCTGGCGGGACGGTTTGAGGTCGGGGGGAGGTGTCGGTTTGCTATGCGCTGTCATCACAATGGAGACGGAGGCGGCGCCCAATGCGGTCAGCTTGGCTTCTGCCTCGGCCTTGGCGGCCATGAAAGGGTCGGGGCTGTCGACCTCCATCACGAAGCGTACGGCATCGGCGTCCAC is from uncultured Litoreibacter sp. and encodes:
- a CDS encoding biotin/lipoate--protein ligase family protein, which encodes MSTPTFPPLFSGLAVEGQVDPFDKACVEAARGCDGGLVVYNLGANALRAAIVFAPDVTLEDAMAMVPLCGVGFQHALGALAPPEVAVHLDWAGGIRINGASCAAMRVATSETNPGAEPDWLVIGLSLPLWPDSDDPGTMPDQTTLYAEGCADVQADALLESWVKHTLVGINTWQEAGAAPLHKDWRGLAHGIGEEITINGLTGTYLGVDERFGMLLRDAETTHLIPLTTLLEGS
- a CDS encoding Mrp/NBP35 family ATP-binding protein — translated: MALSREDVLACLKEVKAPSGVDLVEAGLVRALNVDADAVRFVMEVDSPDPFMAAKAEAEAKLTALGAASVSIVMTAHSKPTPPPDLKPSRQAEPAGPAKIPGVDRIIAVASGKGGVGKSTVAANLACALAAEGRRVGMLDADVYGPSQPRMLGVSGRPQSPDGKLILPLRNYGVTMMSIGLMTNEDQAVVWRGPMLMGALQQMLTQVQWGALDVLIVDLPPGTGDVQMTLAQKAHLDGAVIVSTPQDVALLDARKGIDMFNQMGTPILGMIENMSTHICSQCGHEEHMFGHGGVKIEAEKLGVPLLAEIPLHLDIRMAADGGAPIVVSKPDSAQAQGFRAVAKALIEAGKA